A region of Solanum dulcamara chromosome 7, daSolDulc1.2, whole genome shotgun sequence DNA encodes the following proteins:
- the LOC129894456 gene encoding putative leucine-rich repeat receptor-like serine/threonine-protein kinase At2g24130, which produces MAGSLPPEIGNLKVARLIDLSRNQLSNGIPREIGGLQNLVHLSLRHNKLQGTIPDSMSNMVGLEFLDLSHNNISGTIPMSLEKLQYLKYFNVSDNKLYGEIPSGDPFKNLSSQFFIYNEALCGSSRFSVPPCPTSSKHRSNRKKVLLLFLLLGIALVFVPITFVFVWIRNRRGKSSSQQADSLSTVARERISYYELLRATNALSESNLIGSGSFGSVYKGVLRSGTAIAVKVFNLQLEAAFKSFDTECEVLCSLRHRNLVKVISSCSNLDFKALVLEYMPNGNLEKYLYSHNYFLDIRQRPSIMIDVACALEYLHHECLLPVIHYDLTSCWMRIWLPT; this is translated from the coding sequence ATGGCTGGTTCTTTACCTCCAGAAATCGGAAATTTAAAGGTTGCGAGACTGATAGATCTGTCAAGGAATCAATTATCAAATGGAATTCCTAGAGAAATAGGAGGATTGCAAAATCTTGTGCACCTTTCTTTGAGACATAACAAGTTACAAGGAACTATACCTGACTCAATGAGCAACATGGTAGGTTTGGAATTCCTAGACCTTTCTCATAATAATATATCGGGAACCATTCCTATGTCTTTGGAGAAACTTCAATACCTCAAGTATTTCAATGTTTCTGACAACAAATTGTATGGTGAAATACCCTCGGGGGATCCTTTCAAGAACCTCTCAAGTCAGTTTTTCATCTACAATGAAGCATTGTGTGGTTCTTCAAGATTTAGTGTCCCTCCATGCCCCACTTCATCAAAGCACAGATCAAATAGGAAAAAAGTGCTACTTCTTTTTCTCTTGTTGGGAATTGCACTTGTATTTGTTCCTATTACCTTTGTGTTTGTATGGATAAGGAATAGAAGAGGTAAAAGTTCTTCTCAACAAGCTGATTCATTGTCTACCGTAGCAAGAGAAAGAATTTCATACTATGAACTGCTCCGAGCAACTAATGCGCTTAGCGAGAGTAATCTGATTGGTTCTGGAAGTTTTGGTTCTGTTTACAAAGGCGTTCTCAGAAGTGGGACTGCCATTGCAGTTAAAGTGTTCAATCTGCAACTGGAAGCGGCATTCAAAAGTTTTGATACAGAATGTGAAGTTTTGTGTAGCCTTCGCCATAGGAATCTCGTGAAAGTCATCAGTAGTTGTTCCAACCTTGATTTTAAGGCTTTAGTGCTCGAGTATATGCCTAATGGAAATCTTGAGAAGTATTTGTATTCGCACAACTACTTCCTAGATATCAGGCAGAGACCAAGCATTATGATAGATGTGGCATGTGCACTGGAATATCTCCATCATGAGTGCTTGTTACCCGTGATTCACTATGATCTAACGTCTTGCTGGATGAGGATATGGTTGCCCACCTAA